A genomic window from Enoplosus armatus isolate fEnoArm2 chromosome 18, fEnoArm2.hap1, whole genome shotgun sequence includes:
- the st8sia3 gene encoding alpha-N-acetylneuraminate alpha-2,8-sialyltransferase ST8SIA3 — translation MRCAWVLAVSSSWPPVSDPPARGGWFPQRGSMVRIASALGLVMFSVALLILSLISYVSIKKDFLLSTPRYGPNGGSRMSMFHAGFRSQLALKYLDPAFSPLTNALSEDLQNSSKWSYNSTAFIRLRNEISQYIDIPHNFTLTRGSVRIGQLMHYDYSSHKYVFSIGENFRSLLPEVSPILNKHYNVCAVVGNSGILTGSRCGAQIEKFDYVFRCNFAPTEIFKKDVGRRTNMTTFNPSILEKYYNNLLTVQDRNNFFLSLKKLDGAILWIPAFFFHTSATVTRTLVDFFVEHQGQLKVQLAWPGNIMQYINNYWKTKQLAPKRLSTGILMYTLASSMCDQIHLYGFWPFGWDPNTGKELPYHYYDKKGTKFTTKWQESHQLPAEFKLLYKMHTEGLLKLSLSHCA, via the exons ATGCGGTGCGCCTGGGTGCTCGCCGTCTCCTCGTCGTGGCCGCCGGTCAGTGATCCTCCGGCCCGGGGGGGCTGGTTCCCGCAGAGAGGCAGTATGGTGCGGATCGCCAGCGCGCTGGGGCTCGTCATGTTCAGCGTGGCGCTGCTCATCCTGTCGCTCATCAGCTACGTGTCCATCAAGAAGGACTTCCTGCTCAGCACCCCTAGATACGGACCCAACGGAGGATCCAGGATGTCCATGTTCCATGCGGGGTTTCG CTCCCAGCTGGCGCTGAAGTATCTGGATCCAGCTTTCAGTCCTCTGACCAACGCTCTCAGCGAGGACCTGCAGAACTCCTCCAAATGGAGCTACAACAGCACTGCTTTTATACGGCTGAG aAACGAGATCTCTCAGTACATCGACATCCCCCACAACTTCACACTGACGCGAGGCTCAGTCCGAATCGGACAGCTGATGCACTACGACTACTCCAGCCACAAGTACGTCTTCTCAATTGGCGAGAACTTCCGCTCGCTCCTCCCCGAGGTCTCGCCGATCCTCAACAAGCACTACAACGTCTGTGCCGTGGTCGGCAACAGCGGCATCCTCACCGGCTCGCGCTGCGGTGCCCAGATCGAGAAGTTTGACTATGTCTTCCGCTGCAACTTCGCGCCCACCGAGATCTTTAAGAAGGACGTTGGGCGGCGGACCAACATGACGACCTTTAACCCCAGTATCCTGGAGAAATACTACAACAATTTGCTGACTGTGCAGGACAGGAACAACTTCTTCCTGAGCCTGAAGAAGCTGGACGGCGCCATCCTGTGGATCCCGGCGTTTTTCTTCCACACGTCAGCCACAGTGACGAGGACGCTGGTTGACTTCTTCGTGGAGCACCAAGGTCAGCTGAAGGTCCAGCTGGCCTGGCCCGGAAACATCATGCAGTATATCAACAA CTACTGGAAAACCAAGCAGCTGGCGCCGAAGCGCCTGAGCACTGGCATCCTGATGTACACGCTGGCGTCCTCCATGTGCGACCAGATACACCTGTACGGCTTCTGGCCCTTCGGCTGGGACCCCAACACGGGTAAGGAGCTGCCGTACCACTACTACGACAAGAAGGGCACCAAGTTCACCACCAAATGGCAGGAGTCCCACCAGCTGCCCGCCGAGTTCAAGCTCCTCTACAAGATGCATACAGAGGGACTGCTGAAGCTCAGCCTCTCCCACTGCGCTTAG